ACCGAGGAGCTGGCAGAGAGGGGCTTAGAGATAATGGAGACCGCACTGAAGGACGCGCTGGCTGGCAGGGTGACCCACAGGGTCGTGACGTGGCATTGAGTACCTCGGGATTCTTTTCAATATTTCTTCATCCGCTAACCATTTAAGCTAATGGGTCAGATACTACCCCGGTGCCAGAGATGTTTGAGTCACTAAAAAGAGCCTACCACCGGTGGCGCTCCAGATGCCCCTTTGTGAGGCGCTTCGAGGCCTGGAGGATGAAGAGGAAGGCCGGGGAGTTCAGGGTTGAGACAAAGAAACAGGCATGAACCTCTCTCCCGTCATTCAACAACGTATCTTTCAATTTTGTGTACCCAAGCGCCGGAACAAGGGATGAAGATCGGAGCTGAAAATCGAAACGCACGACCAAAGGAAAAAGCAAAAATCCCTCAAGCCCCCAGCATCTCCCCGAGAACCTCCACAACCTTGCCCTTCTCCACTGCCCTCTGTTCGCCGCTCTCCATGTCCCTTATCGTTACTTTGCCCTCGGAGAGGTCCCTCTTTCCGACGAGGACGACGTAGGGAACGCCGAGCCTTCCGGCGTAGTCGAGCGCCTTACCTATCTTCCTTCCGGTGAGTTCGTAGTCCGCCTTGATACCGGCCCCTCTGAGGGCACTCGTTATCTCAACCGTGACCTTCCTAATCTCGGCGTCCTTCCCGATCGGGATCACGTAGACATCAGGCTTAAGCTTCGGCTCCGGGATGAGGCCCTTCCACTCAAGGATTGGAATCAGCCTCTCGATGCCTATGGCGAAGCCGGTCGCGGGAGTTGGCTTGCCCCCAAAGACCTCTATGAGGTTGTCGTACCTCCCACCGCCACCGATCGAGCCGATTCCCAGGTCGTTGGGCGCTATGGCCTCAAAGACTATGCTCGTGTAGTAGTCGAAGCCCCTCGCAATGCCCAGGTCTATGAGGATCTTCTCCCTAACGCCGTACGCCCCGAGAAGGTCAACCAGCTCGTAGAGCCTTTTTATTTCCTCCTTTGCCGCTTCGCTCGTAAAGAGCTCCTCGGCCTTCGGGAGAACCTCGTCCGGCTTCCCCTTGATCTCGATCAGTGAGAGAACCTTCCCGATTCCCTCTTCGTCAAGCCCAAAATCTCCCAGGGCGGCGATGAAGTCCTCACGGCTCATCTTGTCCTTCTTGTCTATAAGCCTCATGAGCCCAACGTCGTCCTCAACGCCGAGCATCCTGGCGAACTCGTCGAGAAGAACCCTGTCCCCGATGTTGACCGTGAAGTCCTCAAGGCCGGTCGAGAGGTAGCTCTCAACGAAGAGGGCTATGACCTCTGCATCGGCCTCCACCCTGTCGCTTCCGAGGAGCTCCACCCCTGCCTGCCAGAACTCCCTATAGCGGCCGCTCTGCGGCTCCTCATACCGGAACATGTTCGCTATATAGTACCACTTTATCGGCTTGGGCGCGTTCTGGAAGGAGTTGACGTAAAGCCTGGCAACGCTCGACGTCATGTCCGGACGAAGTGAGATGTTCCTGCCTCCCTTATCATCGAAGGCGTAGAGCTGTTCCACCACTTCCTCGCCGCTCCTCAGCTGGAAGAGCGTGGTGTATTCAAAGGTCGGCGTGAGCACCTCATGAAAGTTGTATCTCTCAAACACCTCGCGTATTCTCTCAAATACCCATCTCCTCTTGGCCATTTCCTCGGGGAGCAAATCTCGCGTTCCCTTAACCTTTTCAAGCCTAACTTTCATCTTCAACCCTCCTTTTCCTGGAAAAAGCAGAGGGGGTTAAAAGTTTAGCCCAAGAGTTTTTGACATTCTGCTAAGCGGCCGACGTCATGAGCAGGTAAATTCCGACGACGCCCTGCACCATCATCTGCGCCCCAATCGCCATCGTGAACATACCGATTATCCTGATGAACACTCCAAGGGTCGTTTTACTGACGTTCTTGATTACGTAGAGGGTCACGAACATCGTGAGCGCCGTTAGCAGGATTGCAATGAATATAGCGGCGGTAGCATGGCTAATGCCCCTCTCGGCCGTCAGGGTTATCGCCGTTGTTATCGCAGCCGGCCCAGCTATCAGCGGCGTCGCAACAGGAACCGCGGCCAGAGCAAGTATGTTCTTCTCCTTCTTGAGGGTCATCATACCACCGCTCTCAAGGGCCTCAAGGCCTATCTTGAAGAGCACGAAGCCGCCCGCCACGCGGAGGGCGTTGATGTCGATATGGAATATCTGCTGGAGGATTATCTGCCCGGAAACGGCGAAGAGGAACAGGAGGAGAAAGCCTATCAGGTTCGCCCTGACGATGAGGGTTCTTATGTCCTCTATGTGGAAGTCCTCCCTCAGCAAGCTGACCAGGAGTATCTTGTCGCTCGGGTCTATCATGATCAGCATGAAGAGCGCCGAACTGAGTATCGAAAGCCACTCGCTCATGTCCACCAATGCGGCGAGGGTTTTATAAAGCTATGCCCAACTATGTACGTGATGACGAGACCGGCACTGACTGAGATGTGATGAGTACCCGGTTGGCTGAGCTATCTCTTCGAGAATGCGAGCTTGAGGAGCGGCGGCGTCACGAGCGTCGTCGCCATGACCATCGCAATGGCTATGGAAAAGCTCTCGTTCGTGAGTATTCCCTCGGAAAGACCGATATTGGCCATTATCAGGCCAACCTCCATTCTCGGAATCATTCCAACGCCTATCTGAAGGGACTCCACGGGGCTAAACTTTGAGAGGAGACCCCCAACGCCACAACCGATGACCTTACCCACAATGGCAAGGGTAGAGTAAAGCAGGGCAAATGTTCCCGCCGCAAGAACCACGTGGGCATCGGTTTCGGCTCCAACGCCGACCAGAAAGACAGGAATGAAGAAAGCGTAGCCGAGGGTGATGATCTTGTCGGTTATCTTTCTAGCGTCATCGCTCCCCGCGACGAGTATCCCGGCCAGGTAAGCACCTGTTATGGCAGCTATCTGGAAGTACTCCGCAAGGTAGGCGAAGATCAGCATGACCACTATCGAGACCGTCGTTACGGTCTCCGGAAGATTGATCCTGTGAGAACCTTTGAGAACCCTCTTGACGATTCCCCTACCGATAAGGTAGCTGAGAAGGAAGAAAGCGGAGATTTCAACGAGGAGAACGGCTATGTCCTCTACGTAAACCGTTCCCTTGGTGTTCATGGCCACGAGAATTGTAAGGATTATTATGCCCAGAACGTCGTCCACGACGGCGGCGGCTAAGATGGCCGCACCCACACGGGTTCTGAGGCGCTTCATCTCCATGAGAACGCTCGCCGTTAAGCTGACGCTCGTGGCCGTCATAACACCACCGAGGAAAAGGGCCTCCATACTTTGATATCCCCATCTAAGGGCAACGGCGTAGCCGAATATGAACGGGACCGCAACCCCGAGGGAGGCTATGAGAAAGGCCGGAAGACCGACGCGCTTGAACTCTTCCATATCGGTTTCAAGGCCCGCCAAAAATAGCAGCATTATGACGCCCAGCTCAGAGATGAGCCGAACACCTTCCCCGTACGTGACAAAATCAAGGAGAGAGGGACCGAGGATTATCCCTCCTATTATCTGACCCAAAGCTGCGGGAAAGCCGAGCTTACTGCTCACATAGCCCATCAGCTTAGCAGTTACCAGGATTACCGCCAGCTCGAGGAAGACGTCCATTCTAACACCCGAGTTTGGTTGTTATAGGGAGACAAGGCGTATCAGACGGATTATGTCCTTCACTTCAAGAAGGCCATGGACTCTGTTGTCATCATCGACAACGGGAAGGTGGTGCTTCCCGCTCTCGAGCATTATCCTTATCGCATGTCCAAGGTCATCGTCAATCCCAACGGTTATGGGCTTGGTGACCATTATGTCCTCAACCCGCGTCGCCCTCGTGACCGAGTACCTCTTCAGCAGGCCAAAACCCACTATCGAGTGTCTTCGAGGAACGTCAAAGAGATGGAGTATGTCCTTCATCGTGACAAACCCGACCAGCTTTCCCTTGGAATCAACGACGATGGCGGAGCTTTCTTCCTCCCCCATCCTCTCGATGAGAGTTACCAATGAGTCGTGAGGGTGAACGACGAGGTAGTCCCTGTCCATGACCAGCCTCACAGGAACCCTGGAAACGTATCTGATGTTGTGACTTAGCTCCTCCTTTCTCTTAAGCTGGAGAAGCCTCCTCTTGCTGTGGATTATCTTTATCTTCTTCGCCTTGGCGTTTTTGGATTTCTCCCCCGGCATGCTCCCACTGAGAACCATAGTTCCCAATTCTGTTTAAAGGTTTCGGGAGGTTGTTACCATATTATTGTTAAAAAGTTGGACATAATAAAAGCAGATTAACCAAAAACTTGCCAAAAAGTTTTTAAGGGATTACCCATAAACCCCGGCAAGGGAAATATGGTTTCTGGGAAAACCTACGATGTCGTCATAATAGGCGCCGGCCCGGCTGGACTTTTTGCGGCCTACGAGCTGGCGGAAAGGGGCGATTTTAAGATTTTGATAATCGACGAAGGCGGAGACATTGACCAGAGGATCTGCCCGATGTACGATCTCGGCTACTGCATAGGCTGCCAGCCTTGCCACATAATGAGCGGCGTCGGCGGTGCCGGAGGACTGAGCGACGGGACGATAAACCTCCGCCCGGACATCGGCGGCGACCTGAGCGAGCTCACCGGCGACGAGAACTACGCCTGGCAGCTCGTCTGGGAGGTGGACAGGATCTTCCTCAGGCACAGAGCGCCGAAGAACCTCTTCAAGGGCAACCCCGAACAGGTCAGGTACTGGGAGCAGAGGGCCGCCCAGGCGGGGGTAAAGTTCATCCCGATAATCCAGAGGCACATAGGCTCGGACAGAACCCCCGAGGTCATAGCCGACATCAAGAGGCACCTCGAAGGCAAAGGCGTTGAGTTCTTCCTCTGGACGAAGGCGCTTGAGTTCGGCCGGGGCTTGGTAAGGGCAAAGCGCGGAAAGGACGTCTTCGAAATAAAGGCCCGCTACATCATCGCCGCCCCGGGCAGGGGAGGGGCCGAGTGGTTCCATGAGGTGGCGCAGAGGATGGGCCTCAAGGCCAGACACGGGCCAATCGACGTCGGTGTGAGGGTTGAAGTGCCCGCGATAATCATGGAGCCAATAACGAGCATAAACCACGACCCCAAGTTCCACATCTACACCGACACCTA
This sequence is a window from Thermococcus sp.. Protein-coding genes within it:
- the hisS gene encoding histidine--tRNA ligase, producing MKVRLEKVKGTRDLLPEEMAKRRWVFERIREVFERYNFHEVLTPTFEYTTLFQLRSGEEVVEQLYAFDDKGGRNISLRPDMTSSVARLYVNSFQNAPKPIKWYYIANMFRYEEPQSGRYREFWQAGVELLGSDRVEADAEVIALFVESYLSTGLEDFTVNIGDRVLLDEFARMLGVEDDVGLMRLIDKKDKMSREDFIAALGDFGLDEEGIGKVLSLIEIKGKPDEVLPKAEELFTSEAAKEEIKRLYELVDLLGAYGVREKILIDLGIARGFDYYTSIVFEAIAPNDLGIGSIGGGGRYDNLIEVFGGKPTPATGFAIGIERLIPILEWKGLIPEPKLKPDVYVIPIGKDAEIRKVTVEITSALRGAGIKADYELTGRKIGKALDYAGRLGVPYVVLVGKRDLSEGKVTIRDMESGEQRAVEKGKVVEVLGEMLGA
- a CDS encoding MarC family protein, whose protein sequence is MSEWLSILSSALFMLIMIDPSDKILLVSLLREDFHIEDIRTLIVRANLIGFLLLFLFAVSGQIILQQIFHIDINALRVAGGFVLFKIGLEALESGGMMTLKKEKNILALAAVPVATPLIAGPAAITTAITLTAERGISHATAAIFIAILLTALTMFVTLYVIKNVSKTTLGVFIRIIGMFTMAIGAQMMVQGVVGIYLLMTSAA
- a CDS encoding cation:proton antiporter: MDVFLELAVILVTAKLMGYVSSKLGFPAALGQIIGGIILGPSLLDFVTYGEGVRLISELGVIMLLFLAGLETDMEEFKRVGLPAFLIASLGVAVPFIFGYAVALRWGYQSMEALFLGGVMTATSVSLTASVLMEMKRLRTRVGAAILAAAVVDDVLGIIILTILVAMNTKGTVYVEDIAVLLVEISAFFLLSYLIGRGIVKRVLKGSHRINLPETVTTVSIVVMLIFAYLAEYFQIAAITGAYLAGILVAGSDDARKITDKIITLGYAFFIPVFLVGVGAETDAHVVLAAGTFALLYSTLAIVGKVIGCGVGGLLSKFSPVESLQIGVGMIPRMEVGLIMANIGLSEGILTNESFSIAIAMVMATTLVTPPLLKLAFSKR
- a CDS encoding HPP family protein; protein product: MVLSGSMPGEKSKNAKAKKIKIIHSKRRLLQLKRKEELSHNIRYVSRVPVRLVMDRDYLVVHPHDSLVTLIERMGEEESSAIVVDSKGKLVGFVTMKDILHLFDVPRRHSIVGFGLLKRYSVTRATRVEDIMVTKPITVGIDDDLGHAIRIMLESGKHHLPVVDDDNRVHGLLEVKDIIRLIRLVSL
- a CDS encoding NAD(P)/FAD-dependent oxidoreductase yields the protein MVSGKTYDVVIIGAGPAGLFAAYELAERGDFKILIIDEGGDIDQRICPMYDLGYCIGCQPCHIMSGVGGAGGLSDGTINLRPDIGGDLSELTGDENYAWQLVWEVDRIFLRHRAPKNLFKGNPEQVRYWEQRAAQAGVKFIPIIQRHIGSDRTPEVIADIKRHLEGKGVEFFLWTKALEFGRGLVRAKRGKDVFEIKARYIIAAPGRGGAEWFHEVAQRMGLKARHGPIDVGVRVEVPAIIMEPITSINHDPKFHIYTDTYDDFVRTFCTNPSGFVVEERYDGYVGVNGHSMHGKKSNNTNFAFLSRIELTEPVEDTTAYGRSIARLATTIGGGKPILQRLGDLRRGRRSTWGRIRRSDVEPTLKHVTPGDIAMALPHRVVTNILEGLEKLDRVLPGVASDHTLLYAPEIKYYAMKVEVDENLETSIEGIFAAGDGAGLSRDIVNAAATGILAARGILKKDGLYTEKDFRKPGNWKKRVESTD